The sequence CCCAGTGCCGATTCCTATGGGCAGGAGGCTGCTGAAAAACTTGGGATCGGCCCGGACCAGGTTTTTAAAACCCTTGTTGTGTCAATCGACACTAAGGGGCTCGGTGTAGCCATTCTGCCTGTGTCATGCCAATTGAATTTAAAATTGTTTGCCAGGGCCATGGGTGTAAAAAAAGCTGCGATGGCGGATAGAAAGCTGGTGGAAAAGACAACCGGTTACGTTTTGGGCGGTGTCAGCCCCCTCGGGCAAAAGAAGAAACTGTCAACAGTGGTGCATGACACGGCAAAGAATTTTAAGACCATTTTTGTCAGTGCCGGAAAACGGGGGCTTGACATTGAGCTGACACCGGACGACCTGGTTAAACTGACCAAAGGAAAATTTGACTGCATTTGCTCATAAAACATCCACGCCAAAAAAAACTGTTATTCATGGATCAGGGATGTTAAAGAAACCGCTCAGGTTAAGACATAATAACGAAATAAAAATTTTAAATTTGTATACTCGATAATCGAGTGTATAGTTGCCGCGTCTGCCGGTAAGAAATTAGGAAGAGGATGAACAGCGCTACACAGTTTGGTTGTCTGATTGATAATCTGATAGAAAAAAATGCCGCATTTGCCTGCTGGTTTCCAACGTCCAGTGACAGCCCGCAACTGATTGCAGGGTCGGAAAATGATATTATATTCCCTGGCAGTATAGAACAGTTAAGCCGAATACGGGGGTTTGTGTTTGCCCCGTTTAAAATATCTGATAATGCCCCCGTCATTGTTTTGCAGCCGGCCATACACCTCAAAGGTTACCGTCAGATCCAGGCGTTTGATCCGGAAACCCTTGCTGTGGATTCTTGTCACCGGGAAACAGAAGCTTCTTGCATCTCAACCAATTTTCATGATTACCTGGTGTGCGTTAACCATGCCATTGAACAGATCAACGCCGCAAAATTTTCCAAGGTCATTGTTTCCAGGCGTATTTGCAAAGAGAAAAAAAATGAATCCCTGGGCCGGTTGTTTCTTAGAATGCATGATACAAACCCCGGCGTGTTTGTCTTTGTGGTGAACCTGCCCAAGGCCGGGCTTTGGATGGGGGCCACCCCTGAACTGTTGTTTCGCTCCGATGGGCGGCATGCCCAGACCGTATCCCTGGCCGCCACCCAGCCCCGGCGCCCCGATGGCCGGTACTGCTGGTTTACCAAGGAGATTGAAGAGCAGGCCTTTGTCTCCAGGTACACGGTGGATGTGCTCCACCGGTTTGGTTTTTCAACCTACCAGACAAAGGGGCCCCAGGACCTTGAAACAGCCACCGTGGCCCACTTGAAAACGTCTTTCTTTTTTTCCGGAGACCAAATCCAAGACCGGCTTGGCGAATTTGTTGAACAGCTTTGTCCGACGCCTGCGGTCTGCGGTTTGCCCAAGGTTGAGGCCGCTCGCTTTATCCAGGACTTTGAACCCCACGACAGGCGGTATTATACCGGGTTTCTGGGACCCTGGCGCCTTGAACGAAGCGGCACCGACGTTTATGTGAACCTGCGCAGCATGGAAATTGAAGATGCCCAGTATGTCCTTTACATTGGCGGGGGAATCACGGCCCGGTCCAACCCGGAACAGGAGTGGGAGGAGACTACACAAAAGTCCAGAACGCTTTTAAACGCCATAGAGGCGTTGCAGGAAACGGCATGATGATTTCAACCAAGCGCCATGTGCAGCAGCTTGCATCGTTATTTCTAAGCAAAAAGATTTTTGATATTGTGCTGTGCCCCGGGTCCAGGAACGGTCCTTTAATCCATACCCTGGCGGGCTGTGGACAGTTTGACTGCCGGGTGATTGTGGATGAGCGTAGTGCCGGTTATTTTGCCTTGGGGTATCCCAGGCAAAGAAAAAACCGGTTGTCATTGTGTGCAGTTCCGGTACGGCTGCTG comes from uncultured Desulfobacter sp. and encodes:
- a CDS encoding chorismate-binding protein, which codes for MNSATQFGCLIDNLIEKNAAFACWFPTSSDSPQLIAGSENDIIFPGSIEQLSRIRGFVFAPFKISDNAPVIVLQPAIHLKGYRQIQAFDPETLAVDSCHRETEASCISTNFHDYLVCVNHAIEQINAAKFSKVIVSRRICKEKKNESLGRLFLRMHDTNPGVFVFVVNLPKAGLWMGATPELLFRSDGRHAQTVSLAATQPRRPDGRYCWFTKEIEEQAFVSRYTVDVLHRFGFSTYQTKGPQDLETATVAHLKTSFFFSGDQIQDRLGEFVEQLCPTPAVCGLPKVEAARFIQDFEPHDRRYYTGFLGPWRLERSGTDVYVNLRSMEIEDAQYVLYIGGGITARSNPEQEWEETTQKSRTLLNAIEALQETA
- the ybaK gene encoding Cys-tRNA(Pro) deacylase, which gives rise to MTPAVNTARKAKIDFKIHEYSHDPSADSYGQEAAEKLGIGPDQVFKTLVVSIDTKGLGVAILPVSCQLNLKLFARAMGVKKAAMADRKLVEKTTGYVLGGVSPLGQKKKLSTVVHDTAKNFKTIFVSAGKRGLDIELTPDDLVKLTKGKFDCICS